GGGGTTCTGGGCGAGGATCGACGAGACCTGAGCCGAGAAGTTCGTGTCACCGGCGTTGTAGGACTCGCTGGCGACGACCGATCCACCCGTGCTCTCGAACGTCTCGGTCAGCGCGGCCTCGAGGCCCGTGCCGTACGCGTCGTTGAGGTAGATGATGCCGAGCGACGAGTTGCCGTCTTCGGCGATGAGGTTTCCGAGGACCTCGCCCTGGAGCAGGTCGGACGGAGCCGTGCGCCAGTACAGGTTGTCGTCGTCCCACGTGGTGAAGTCGGGCGAGGTGTTGGCGGGCGAGAAGGTGATGACGCCCGCGCCGACCGCCTGGTCGAGGAAGAGCTTCGTGACACCCGAGGATGCCGCACCGATGAGCGCCTGCACGCCGTTGCCGAGGAGACGGGGAACCGTCGTCTCGTATGCCTTGTTGTCGGTGTCACCCGAGTCGCCGTACTCGACCTCGACGGTGATGCCCTTGGCGGCCTCGTTGATCTCGGCGACGGCCAGGCCGACACCGGCTTCCTCGGGCGGGCCGAGGAAGGCGAGCGAACCGGTCTGGGGCAGAACCGTTCCGATGCTCAGCGTGAGGTCACGCTCTTCGGTCGCGGGGGGTGCGCTGGTCTCGCCGCCCGTGCCGCCGCCGGCACAGCCGGCGAGGACGAGGGCGCTGGCGCCGGCGAGCGCAATGCCACCGAGAACGGTGGTCTTGCGCGAGCGGGTGAAGACGCTCATGTTTCTCCTTGTTTGAGTGAACACGGGCTCGGCTCGGGCGCCGACCCAGTAGCTCATAACCTAACGGCGCGCGGGTCTCTGCAATGTTGCCGTTCGTTAACGATGTGTAACGCGACCCAATCGTTATCAATCTGCACACTGCATTGAGAGAATTTCGAGCACGGAATACCCCTCGGGAGTATTCTGTTGGAGAATCACGTACCCCGGTAGGGTATGCGGGAAGACGCTTCGCGTTGGCGACGAGAGGGATGACGATGACGGAAATCA
This genomic stretch from Microbacterium sp. SLBN-146 harbors:
- a CDS encoding ABC transporter substrate-binding protein — encoded protein: MSVFTRSRKTTVLGGIALAGASALVLAGCAGGGTGGETSAPPATEERDLTLSIGTVLPQTGSLAFLGPPEEAGVGLAVAEINEAAKGITVEVEYGDSGDTDNKAYETTVPRLLGNGVQALIGAASSGVTKLFLDQAVGAGVITFSPANTSPDFTTWDDDNLYWRTAPSDLLQGEVLGNLIAEDGNSSLGIIYLNDAYGTGLEAALTETFESTGGSVVASESYNAGDTNFSAQVSSILAQNPDAIAVIGFEETSTIVPTFVSSGFAGDKFYFVDGNLSQWGADMPVDIAGSKGTLPGPKLADDFQERVSAQWLEQGDGSELEDFSYAGESYDAVVLLALAALAANSTTPADIAGSLQEVSGGSGEGEKCDTFADCADIILGGGVADYDGYSGGVAFDEAGDPTEATIGVYQYEDGNNYVRIN